A genome region from Panicum virgatum strain AP13 chromosome 4K, P.virgatum_v5, whole genome shotgun sequence includes the following:
- the LOC120703318 gene encoding polygalacturonase non-catalytic subunit AroGP3-like, with protein sequence MHKHNMDVMASLVILLLVTGAVASKHVDRPAAAAAAVASSSRTMAPMDYWRAVLPLTPMPQAIHDLLIHSTVHASQDGKGVAQGKNTDAIKNDQSQGEEYVKGPQKIGKGNEVEMKMQFSGAQFEEDKNILMLKGMGNNLNFYGTKAKEDLKKISTSYTSQIQKDPRKTIESYGYQGNEDNLRKITVSYESQGEGDLRTISTSYGSQGEDIRTISTTYGSQGDDLRKISTSYGSQGEDDLRTLSTSYGSQGEDIRTISTTYGSQGDDLRKISTSYGSQGEDDLRTISTSYGSQGEDIRTISTSYGSQGDDLRKISTSYESQGEHLRTISTSYGSQDKDITTISTSYGSQGEELRKIDTSYGSQKEDPLSMITIYDHKRGVSEKGEASKGYRHAHEHVHNHDNVNRLADVFFFQDVLRPGSVITPTIPVTTTLPSLLPRREADSLPFSTARLGDILAMFAPASLAMADEMRSTLESCEHPRPLPGEKAGCATSLESLAKLPAALLGTRNVRAFSGDMPVDPAGTAARRGRHNVTAVRKLSESPVAATCHDLTYPYAVFYCHTTKQVATYQVTLAAAEGGRAPAMEALAVCHLDTSQWTPRQPFLVAHNLKPGDVAVCHFLSKLSVIWVPAGDGEQGGAREAW encoded by the exons ATGCACAAGCACAACATGGATGTCATGGCGTCACTCGTCATACTCCTCCTG GTTACTGGAGCAGTAGCAAGCAAACATGTGGATCggccggctgcggctgcggctgccgtGGCGTCGTCGTCTAGAACGATGGCGCCAATGGACTATTGGCGAGCAGTGCTTCCCCTGACTCCCATGCCCCAAGCCATACACGACCTGTTGATCCATTCTACAG TGCATGCCTCTCAGGATGGCAAGGGTGTTGCTCAAGGGAAGAACACAGATGCAATAAAAAATGACCAATCACAAGGTGAAGAATATGTAAAAGGACCACAAAAAATTGGAAAAGGGAATGAGGTAGAAATGAAAATGCAATTTTCTGGTGCACAATTTGAAGAGGATAAAAATATCTTGATGTTGAAAGGGATGGGCAACAATTTAAATTTTTATGGGACAAAAGCTAAAGAAGACTTAAAGAAGATTTCAACATCATATACCTCCCAAATTCAGAAGGACCCAAGAAAGACCATAGAATCTTATGGATATCAAGGTAATGAAGACAATCTAAGAAAAATCACTGTATCATACGAGTCCCAAGGTGAGGGTGACCTAAGAACAATAAGCACATCATATGGGTCCCAAGGTGAAGACATAAGAACTATCAGCACTACATATGGTTCCCAAGGGGATGACTTAAGAAAGATCAGCACATCGTATGGATCCCAAGGTGAGGATGACTTAAGAACGTTAAGCACATCATATGGGTCCCAAGGTGAAGACATAAGAACGATCAGCACTACATATGGTTCCCAAGGTGATGACTTAAGAAAGATCAGCACATCATACGGATCCCAAGGTGAGGATGACTTAAGAACAATAAGCACATCATACGGGTCCCAAGGTGAGGACATAAGAACGATCAGCACATCATATGGGTCTCAAGGTGATGACTTAAGGAAGATCAGCACATCATATGAGTCCCAAGGTGAGCACTTAAGAACGATCAGCACATCATATGGTTCCCAAGATAAGGATATAACAACGATCAGCACATCATATGGGTCCCAAGGTGAGGAATTAAGGAAGATCGACACATCATATGGTTCCCAAAAAGAGGACCCTTTATCAATGATCACCATATATGATCATAAACGGGGTGTAAGTGAGAAAGGTGAAGCAAGTAAAG GGTATAGGCATGCACATGAGCACGTCCACAACCACGACAACGTCAACAGGCTAGCAGACGTGTTCTTCTTCCAGGACGTCCTACGGCCAGGGTCCGTGATCACGCCGACCATCCCAGTGACCACCACCCTGCCATCGCTGCTACCGCGCCGTGAGGCTGACTCCCTCCCATTCTCCACCGCGCGGTTGGGCGACATCCTTGCCATGTTCGCTCCCGCATCCCTCGCCATGGCCGACGAGATGCGGTCGACGCTCGAGTCCTGCGAGCACCCACGTCCACTACCAGGCGAGAAGGCCGGCTGCGCCACCTCGCTCGAGTCCCTCGCGAAGCTCCCTGCTGCCCTCCTCGGCACGCGCAACGTCCGCGCTTTCTCCGGCGACATGCCCGTCGACCCGGCGGGCACGGCGGCTCGACGGGGGAGGCACAACGTCACGGCCGTGCGGAAGCTATCCGAGTCGCCGGTCGCCGCGACGTGCCATGACCTGACCTACCCCTATGCGGTGTTCTACTGCCACACGACCAAGCAGGTGGCGACGTACCAGGTGAcgctggcggcggccgagggcggcagggcgccggcgatggaggcGCTGGCAGTGTGCCACCTCGACACATCacagtggacacccaggcaaccGTTCTTAGTGGCGCACAACCTAAAGCCAGGTGATGTGGCGGTTTGCCATTTTCTTTCTAAGCTCAGCGTCATCTGGGtcccggccggcgacggcgagcaaggaGGCGCACGTGAAGCCTGGTAG